Sequence from the Thermoplasmata archaeon genome:
TGATGAGCACGGCCAGAATCGCGACCCCAATGGGGCGGCTCGGACGCGGCGGATAGCCCGGGTAGGTCATAGGCTTCGCGCGGGAGTCGGGCCGTGGTTATATAACAGTTGCCCGGAGAAAATCAACTTCACAACGGAGCCGTTTCGGACATCGCGGCCAAATTTCGGCGTTTGCCTTTCTCGCCCATATCTTTATCCGCCGACCGAGTTTGCAGCGCCGCGGTGGAACTCATGGTACAAGCCTACTGCGTGAAGTGCAAGGCGAAGCGCGAGATGAAGGACGCCGCCGCGGTCACGCTGAAGAACGGGAAACCCGCGACGAAGGGCAAGTGTCCCGTATGCGGCACGACGATCA
This genomic interval carries:
- a CDS encoding DUF5679 domain-containing protein encodes the protein MVQAYCVKCKAKREMKDAAAVTLKNGKPATKGKCPVCGTTIMRIGAVK